A single genomic interval of Xiphophorus couchianus chromosome 2, X_couchianus-1.0, whole genome shotgun sequence harbors:
- the znf668 gene encoding zinc finger protein 668, with protein MASPQPGSPPPAEQFTPPEKDDDSEEEEAVRDQPVKKRSRGRPPKAKPSFKCSTCTETFKSMSALQSHKLAAHAMQQQQQQQQRQQQHACSECTKTFSSKAQLSKHERTHSSQRPFQCPDCHKAYKTTTELRNHSRSHTGEKPFVCPECGKAFMQAICLRIHTTQHSGERPYSCPQCNKSYPTLSKLKVHERSHTGEKPYFCAECGKSFADPSVFRKHKRNHQGHRPYACEECGKTYTELKDLKNHERSHTGEKPFLCSDCGKAFSRSSSLACHQRIHSQNKPYQCEQCGKGFTQLSSYQSHLRTHSGEKPFLCPQCGKMFSDPSSFRRHQRAHMGFKPYPCDKCSKRFRQPADLAVHERVHSGERPYKCQSCDKAFVASWDLRRHMLVHTGLRPFSCTECDKSFTERSSLNKHRRVHSGERPFKCEECLKSFVVSSSLRKHERTHLAEQPEDSASTSTTGFTPHTTLPQFSCALCDTTFASWDEVQAHEALHPADPAALHVCRTCSAEFGQLGELEEHAKQHKKLHVCDSCGKGFQNRSGLRKHQKIHSASKPHRCPHCGKAFLFAAYLRKHLRTHPAAAAAPAVPAVDEIIHTDPLPSPPPASTSDPGAMSLTVSVSSFHNIPDYLVKDEGL; from the coding sequence atggcctCCCCTCAGCCTGGCAGCCCGCCTCCTGCAGAGCAGTTTACCCCCCCAGAGAAGGATGATGACAGCGAAGAAGAAGAGGCTGTGAGGGATCAGCCGGTTAAAAAACGCAGCAGAGGCAGACCTCCAAAAGCCAAACCCAGCTTCAAATGCTCCACATGCACAGAGACTTTCAAAAGCATGTCAGCTCTGCAGAGCCACAAGCTGGCAGCGCATGCaatgcagcagcaacagcagcagcagcagcggcaacAGCAGCATGCATGTTCTGAATgtaccaaaacattttctagcaAAGCTCAGCTCTCCAAGCATGAACGCACCCACTCCTCCCAGCGGCCCTTCCAGTGTCCGGATTGCCACAAGGCATACAAGACGACCACGGAGCTGCGCAACCACAGCCGCTCCCACACCGGGGAGAAACCCTTCGTGTGCCCTGAGTGTGGGAAAGCTTTCATGCAGGCTATCTGCCTGCGGATCCACACGACGCAGCACAGCGGTGAGCGACCGTACTCGTGCCCCCAGTGCAACAAGAGCTATCCCACCCTGTCCAAGCTGAAGGTCCACGAACGCTCCCACACTGGAGAGAAGCCATACTTCTGCGCCGAATGCGGGAAGAGTTTTGCCGACCCCTCTGTGTTCAGGAAGCACAAACGGAACCATCAGGGCCATCGTCCGTATGCCTGTGAGGAATGTGGGAAGACGTACACGGAGCTGAAGGACCTGAAGAACCACGAGCGTTCCCACACCGGCGAGAAGCCGTTCCTTTGCTCCGACTGCGGCAAGGCCTTCTCCCGCTCGTCATCGCTGGCGTGCCACCAGAGAATCCACTCCCAGAACAAGCCCTACCAGTGTGAGCAGTGTGGGAAAGGCTTCACGCAGCTGTCCTCCTACCAGTCCCACCTGCGCACGCACTCTGGGGAGAAACCCTTCCTCTGCCCCCAGTGCGGCAAGATGTTTTCCGACCCATCCAGCTTCCGGCGGCACCAGCGCGCTCACATGGGGTTCAAGCCGTACCCCTGCGACAAATGCTCCAAGCGCTTCCGGCAGCCGGCTGACCTGGCCGTGCACGAACGCGTCCACTCCGGGGAGCGGCCGTACAAGTGTCAGAGCTGCGACAAGGCCTTCGTGGCATCCTGGGACCTGCGGCGCCACATGCTGGTGCACACCGGGCTGCGGCCCTTCTCTTGCACCGAGTGCGACAAGTCGTTCACTGAGCGCTCCAGCCTCAACAAGCACCGGCGGGTTCATTCCGGAGAGAGACCCTTCAAATGCGAGGAGTGCCTGAAGTCATTCGTGGTCTCCTCGAGTCTGCGGAAGCACGAAAGGACTCACCTGGCGGAGCAGCCGGAAGATTCAgcctccacctccaccaccGGCTTCACCCCCCACACCACGCTGCCACAGTTCTCCTGCGCCCTCTGCGACACCACCTTCGCCTCCTGGGACGAGGTTCAGGCCCACGAGGCGCTCCACCCGGCCGACCCCGCTGCGCTGCACGTCTGCCGAACCTGCAGTGCAGAGTTTGGCCAGCTGGGGGAGCTGGAGGAACATGCCAAGCAGCACAAAAAGCTGCATGTCTGCGACAGCTGCGGGAAGGGCTTCCAGAACCGATCGGGGCTGCGGAAGCACCAGAAGATCCACTCGGCCAGCAAACCGCACCGCTGCCCACACTGCGGGAAGGCCTTCCTGTTCGCCGCGTACCTGCGCAAGCACCTGCGGACTCACCCCGCGGCGGCAGCAGCGCCCGCAGTCCCAGCTGTGGATGAGATCATTCACACAGACCCGCTTCCCTCGCCCCCGCCGGCCTCGACCTCTGACCCCGGCGCCATGTCTCTGACCGTATCTGTGAGCTCCTTCCACAACATCCCAGATTACCTGGTCAAAGATGAAGgactttaa